Part of the Scyliorhinus torazame isolate Kashiwa2021f chromosome 25, sScyTor2.1, whole genome shotgun sequence genome, accatcttaactgcctgcaccctccctgccattgacaatgctaccatgtcccatctcttgaaatcttcctccatctgttccaccaaccgcgtcaaatttagcctgtgcaatgtgccccaattcttagctatctggatccccaggtaacgaaagtctcttgttaccttcctcaacggtaggtcttctatttctctactctgctcccctggatgcaccacaaacagctcactctttcccatgttcaatttataccctgaaaaatccccaaactccccaagtatccgcattatttctggcatcccctccgctggatccgccacatatagtagcagatcatccgcatataaagatacccggtgttcttctcctcccctaagtattcccctccatcccttggaacctctcagcgctatcgccaggggctcaatcgccagtgcaaacagtaatggggacagaggacatccctgccttgtccctctatggagccgaaaatatgccgatccccgtccattcgtgaccacactcgccactggggccctatacaacagctgcacccatctaacatacccctctccgaacccaaatctcctcaacacctcccacagataatcccactccactctatcaaatgctttctcggcatccatcgccactactatctccgtttcaccctctggtggggccatcatcattacccctaacaacctccgtatgttcgtgttcagctgtctccccttcacaaacccagtttggtcctcatgaaccacccccgggacacattcctctattctcattgccattaccttggccaagaccttggcatctacattgaggagggagattggtctgtaggacccgcattgtagcggatccttttccttctttaaaagaagcgatatcgttgcttctgacatagtcgggggcagttgtcccctttcctttgcctcgttgaaggtccttgtcagtagcggggcgagcaagtccaaatattttctgtaaaattcaactgggaatccgtccggtcccggggcctttcccgtctgcatgttcctaattcctttcaccacttcttctaccgtgatctgtgctcccaatcccatcctttcctgctcttccaccttgggaatttccagccgatccaaaaactccatcattctctccctcccatccgggggttgagcttcatacaattttttataaaatgtcttaaacacttcattcactctctccgctccccgctccgtctctccatcttcgtctctcaccccccctatttccctcgctgctccccttttcctcaattggtgtgccagcaatctgctcgccttctctccatattcatactgtacaccctgcgccttcctccattgtgcctctgcagtgcctgtggtcagcaagtcaaattccacatgcagcctttgcctttccctatacagtccctcctccggtgcttccgcatactgtctgtccaccctcaaaagttcttgcaacaaccgctcccgttccttactctcctgcttccctttatgtgtccttattgatatcagctcccccctaaccaccgccttcaacgcctcccagaccactcccacctgaacctccccattgtcattgagttccaagtacttttcaatgcatcccctcacccttaagcacaccccctcatccgccattagtcccatatccattctccagggtggacgccctcttgtttcctcccctatctccaagtctacccagtgtggggcatgatccgaaatggctatagccgtatattccgttccccccaccctcgggatcaatgccctacccaacacaaaaaagtctatgcgtgaatagactttatggacataggagaaaaacgagaactccttactcctaggtctactgaatctccacgggtccacccctcccatctgctccataaaatccttaagcaccttggctgctgccggcctcctaccagtcctggacttcgacctatccagccttggttccaacaccgtgttaaagtctccccccattatcagctttccggtctctaggtctgggatgcgtcctagcattcgcctcataaaattggcatcgtcccaattcggggcatacacgtttaccaacaccaccatctctccctgtaatttgccactcaccatcacgtatctgcccccgttatccgccactatagtctttgcctcgaacattacccgcttccccactaatatagccacccccctgtttttcgcatccagccccgaatggaacacctgccctacccatcctttgcgcaacctaacctgatctatcagtttcaggtgcgtttcctgtaacatgaccacatctgctttaagtttcttaaggtgtgcgagtactcgtgccctctttatcggcccgttaagccccctcacgttccacgtgatcagccgagttggggggcttcccaccccccccccttgccggttagccatcatctttttccagcttctcgcccagttcccacgcggctgtatttctcccagacggtgcccccccgcccatcctttcccgcacccactcccccctttccccagcagcagcaacccagtaattcccccctcccccccccccccccccccccgctagaccccccgctagcgtaattactccccccatgttgctcccagaagtcagcaaactctggctgacctcggcttccccccgtgatcacggctcgtcccgtgcggcgccccctccttcctgcttctctattcccgccataattatcatagcgcgggaaccaagcccgcccctctccctcggccccgcctcccatggccaacgccccatctcctctccctccccacctccccccatcaccacctgtgggagaaagaaaagttaccataccgcaggattaatcatacaatccctcttctccccccccccccccccactcgtcccaccactttgtccaaacgttcattttcgttgtccaatcattccaatttttcttctacaataaaagtccacgcttcatccgccgtctcaaagtagtggtgcctcccttgatatgtgacccacagtcttgccggttgcagcattccaaactttatcttttttttgtgaagtaccgctttggcccgattaaagctcgccctccttctcgccacctccgcactccaatcttgatagacgcggatcaccgcgttctcccatttactacaccgagttttcttcgcccatctaaggaccatttctccatccttaaaacggagaaatctcaccactatggctctgggagcttctcctgctctcggtcctcgcaccataactcggtatgctccctccacctccaacggacccgtcggggcctccactcccattaacgagtgcagcatcgtgctcacatatgccccgacgtccgccccctccacaccttcaggaaggccaagaatcctcaagttgttcctccttgcgttattttccagtgcctccaacctctccacagatcgtttctggtgtgcctcctgtatctccgacttcaccaccaggccctgtatgtcgttttcattctctgctgctttcgccttcacgacccgaagctcctgctcctgggtcttttgttcctctttcagcccttcaatcgcctgtaatatcggggccaacaactctttcttcatttccttttttatctcctccacgcagtgtttcaaaaactcttgttgttcagggccccatatgaaactgccaccttccgacgccatcttggtttctgcttgccttccttgccgttgttccaaaggatccgctgcaatccggccactttcctctcctttttccatccgtgtccagggggaacacccttctggtttaccgcacggtgttttcagccgttaaaattgccgttggggctcctatcaagagcccaaaagtccgtttcacagggagctgccgaaacgtgcgactcagctggtcatcgccgcacccggaagtctccccaCGTCCTTattaaaagctgccttcttgaactgctgcagtccatgtagtgtaggtacacccacagtgctgttagggagggaggtccaggatgtcAACCGAGCGAGAATGAAGCCGATGtacctccaagtcaggatggcgagtgcatTGGAGTGGAACTTGCATGAGGTGAAGTTCCTCTGCGCCCTTGTTCATCTAGGTGTTAGAGGTCATGCATTTGAAGATGTGGAGATTTAAGAACTCTCAGCAAAGAATTATCTCCATAAGAAGGACtctttaaaatgaaatgaaaaatgaaatgaaatgaaaaattgagAAGGGTGTGTTGCTCtatttcggtcccaacagcgtcgccaatactgtgggtatttctatttatcttagtgaaccacaagccttcccttatatcaatcaaatgaccacacaaccagttagttagttcaaaagatggtttatttacatactcaAGAGTTatttcaacatgcaaacacaacttctactacgagttaaattacacctatcagctacaataacctatacttaacttcagggtgaccggcactgtgcaaatggaaagggttttatctggatttcacttggctggttcgaagaaagtggctctgtctctgctgggctcatccgtcaggtagcgatcgttggtcttgaacttggctagcTGTTtctgctacaattgggttggcacaggccggatccaaaagagacagaacacatggctgcgctctcttttatccctctgggattttgcgctctttggggcggtccttaaccttggacccaatagttcgacagggctctgatcactctcttcgatttcggccaataaaggggtgggtggcttggtagctgggcgggtccttagtggtgattgaccttggcagttgtgctttctgagtaaggggagtggcgccgatcagtctgtggctggaccggttgcttgattggaattctattgtcctgggaaaatgggccgttAAAATGGAAACAAGtgggggttttgatcaggtctgaTTACCtgagttttagatacacataggctgtgtatctgggttggccataattcccatggtcctctgcaggtggccatcttggatggctacagacggtacagtggcacagtggttagcactgctgcctcacagcaccagacacttgggttgggtgactgtctgtggagtttgcatgtactCCCCTAGTCTGTGTGGTTTCCACCGGGTTCCCTGGCTTCCtccccagtccaaaggtgtgtaggttaggtggattgtccatgttacaaattgccccttagtgtccagagatgtgcaggttaggtggggttacagggatagggcaggagtgtGGGCCTAGGAAAGGTGCTCTtagagaggattggtgcagactcgatgggccaaatggcctctttctgcactgtagggattctgtggttctctGGTTCGAAAGACGCATCATCCGTGGTTAAATAATGAAGTTGAGGCTAGCACCAAATTCAAAATAAACACTGTACAAATCAGCAAATATTAGTGGTCTGTCTAAAGATTGGACAGATTTTAAGAAAGAATtactaaaaataaaataaaaagggaaAAGATAGAGCATAAGAGaaaactagctagaaatataaaagcctatattaaatgtttctacaaataaagGCCCAATACagacctaaaggctgacaagtccccaggatcTGAAGGCCTGCATCCTTGGATCTTAAaaaaagtagctacagagatagtggaggcattggttataatcttccaaaattctttaGATGCTGCAAgggtcccagaagattggaaaatagcaaatgtaacacttTTAGTCAAGGAAGGAGACAAGACGAAATCGGAAAACTATAGCCTATCATCTGTTGCAGGGAAATTGCTAGGATCCATTATTAAAGAGGCTATAGCAGGGTGGCTAGAAATACATAATgggatcagacaaagtcaacaaagggcggcaaggtggcacagtggttagcactgctacctcacagcgctcgggacccgggtttaattccggccttgggtgactgtgtggagtttgcatgtcctccccgtgtctgcgtgcgtttcctccgggtgctccggttttctcccacagtccaaagaagtgcaggttaggtggattggccatgctaatgatgtgcaggttcggtggattggcaatgctaaattgccccatagtaggttaggtggggtaatggggttacagggatagggtggggagtggggctaggtgaggtgctctttcacagtgaaggaacggctaatgtagttcaaagtcaggatggtgagtgacttggtgctcctaggtatctgctgccctcatcCTTCTAGATGACACTTACCAGTTGATGTCTTTTATAATTAGCTCAGTAAGAAAGACTGgacacacctgccccacccacagcATTAGTCTTTTCAAACCTCTGACACTCTGGAGAATGTCAGGATGTTAGAATGAGCGCCCCAAGGTGACTTTACCCTATATTGCTCTGCAGAGCTAACCTGGGATGGAGCGGCCCTAAGGATATGATAAGAGAGGTAGAGACACGGATGCTGCAAACACCGAGCTCGCAAAGGAAACAGGAACCGATGGAGCCCCCGAACCTCATTGCTCTCCTCATTCTGTTCACAGGTAAGTGATCACCTGGAGACCAGGGGAGGACGAGGGGGAGCGGCAATAACAATTAGTGAGCTCACACCCAAAGCTGTGCATCATTTGAAACGCTGATGAATTTCCAGTTACAGAGAAGGCAAAAAGTAATGGaaatgcctgtcctgggagtgtttgatggggacagtgtaaaagaagctttactctgtatctaactctgtgctctacctgtcctagaactgtttgatggggatagtgcagagggagcattactctgtatctaaccccgtgctgtacctgtcctgggagtgtttgatggggacagtgtagagggagcttcactttgtttctaaccctgtgctgttactgtcctgggagtgtttgacagggacagtgtagaggaagcattactctgtatctaaccccgtgctgtacctgtcctgggagtgttttatgggaacagtgtagggggagctttactttgtatctaaccccgtgctgtacctgttctgggagtgtttgttggggacagtgtagagggagctttactctgtatctaaccccgtgcagtcgcAAGGCACCTGAGGCTCAAGTGAGCTAAGGTTTCAGCACAAACAATGTGAAGAGCATGCTCCTCCTGAAACCATCTACCCTCCTATAAACTAGTTGCCCTCATAAAATCCAGCAACTACACGGCACCATTGCCAACCCTGGAGATTGCTCAGTGTCACATCTGGCAGGATGAGATGTGGGGTGAGCAAACTTTGGGCTGAAAATTTAGTCCCGCTTAAAGGTGGTATCCTGCCCATGATGCCAATCAGAGCGAGCTGCACTCAGCCCATTGCCAACTCCCCCATATACTGGCTGTCCCAAATAGGTTTCCATTTCGGATTTTAAAGGACTGTCTCCaagaggtgtgtgggggaaggtcagCCTTGTGCTGCTGCTGAATGTTGCCAAGTCAATGAACAGCAGCAGAACAGCAGTAACCGTCCTGTACAGCTCCCTGACTTCAAAAAACATTCAGACCTCCCAGCTCCCTGAACACAGCTTTCTCATAAACAGGTATGTCAGAGTCCTTGACGGGATGTGGAGCACGTCAATCTGCCCAAACACCTTGCTGCATTTGCCTACTGAGCATCAATTCCTTGGCTGGGATGGCCTAAGGATGTGAAACACATGGCGGAATCTTACcacaatttggcaaagtgtcaggctcagactgaaaactgaagtgtatctctccagctgcacagaccagttttctccccAAAGACTGAggctcacctaacccgcacatctctggactgtgggtggaaaccggagcacctagaggaaacccatgcagacactgggagaacgtgcaaactccacacagtcacccgaggccggaattgaacacaggccctgacgctgtgaagcagcagtgctaaccactgtgccactgtgcgttCATGAATTAAACTCCCCAGCTGCACAAtcatcgaatccctgcagtgcagaaggaggctatttggctcatcatctctgcaccaaccctccgaaagagcatcctacctcggccctaTCCCTGCCCtaaacctgtaaccccaccttacctttggacactattgggcaatttaaatggccaatccacctaacctttgtcttgtgggaggaaactggagcactcggaggaaacccttgcagacacggggagaaagtgcaaactcctcacagtcacccaagaaCCCGAGtctttggtgctgtgaagcagcagtgctaactattgtgccacgcaTGCCTCATTTAGCGGGTATGATAGTTCGTGGCTGGTGGTGGTTCTGTTACAGGTTTAGTACTCCAAAAGCTTGGATTAATGATCCAGCGGCATGGGGTTTGATCAGACACTGATATCTTTCTTTTGTTTCACAGCAATGTTGATCCCTGTTCAGGGCTTTGAGATTCGGGGCAGAAAGATGATCGACTTTCCATCTGTCATCAACTGTGCGAACCCAGGTGCGAATAGTTTGAATTACTACAACTATGGCTGCTTttgtgggattggaggaaatggcaACCAGCCAGTTGATGCAATTGACAGGTAAAATGAGCCAAGGTGTGAAAAACACTCTGGGCTGGGATTTTGATCCTTGAGAAGGGGCGCGGGAGTTGGGAAAATGCCTGGCTTGGCTGGCTGGCCGGCCCTGGGAGAAAGTGCCATCGAGGACGGGTTTTTGGTTCTGGGGGCGAGGGTACGGCTGTAGTCGGGCAGGCCAAGTTGGCGAGAAGGTTCGGAGGCAGCCACGGAGGCTGCAGTGGGTTGGGACGAGCTGTTTGAAAGGCCCGTCTCAGTGCTGTGGGATTTCGTCCCAGTTATACTCAAAACTAAAAGGCCCTTAGCCCTCACCCCTCAAAACTCTgaaccaccccacacactccccatgtaccagaCAGACCACCTCATGCCCCGCACGACCCTCCATGACCCTAACATGCCCCCACATGCCAAGGTATGCCCACCCCGCCCTCAGCCAAACTCCATGGCCCCTCATGACCTTCATGACAAACTCTAGCCATTCACCCACACAGAATGGTGGGCAGTGAATTGCAGAGTGTTATTGAAATTGGGGATAGATTGGGAAatattgatgtacaaagggactGAGTGTCCTTGTTCACCaaacactgaaagcaagcatggagGTGCAGCAAGATGTTAGGAAACAAATTGGTCTGCTgctcttcattgcgagaggacatGAGTACAGGAGCAAAGATGTCTTACTGAAGCTGACCAGGGCCTTGATGAAatgacacctggagaattgtgttcagttttggccgctTTGGGGTGGATTCTCTGCTGCTCGATGCCGGCAGCAACattggtgatcgggcggagaatcgagcgtCAGGCTGAAAACGGGATTGGCGCGTTGCGGTTCTCCTGTCCCCGGCTAGCGGTGGCAGCGAGATACACACCCTGCGCCAGCGGCACCAAGAGAAACAATGATTTGCATGGATTTAAGTGTGTTTAACGGGTTGGAAGATTgatcctccgcgatgctccacccctctgcaatgctccaccccttcatgatgctccacccctccgcgatgctccacccctccgcgatgctccacccctccgcgatgctcacCCCTCCGCGTTGCTCCACCTATCCGCGATGCTCCACAtcctgcgatgctccacctcctgcgatgctccacccctccgcgatgatccacccctctgcaatgctcaacccctccgcgatgctccacctcctgcGATGGTACACCCCTCCGCGATGGTCCACCCCTCCGCGATggtccacccctccgcgatgctccacccctccgtgatgctccacccctccgtgatgctccacccctcagcgatgctccacccctccgcgatgctccacccctctgcgatgctccacccctccgcgatgctccaccccctttgatgctccacccctccgtgatgctccacccctatgCGATGCTCAACCCCTCCATGATgttccacccctccgtgatgctccaccccgagatgctccacctctctgcgatgctccacccctctgcgatactctacccctccgtgatgctccacccttccgtgatgctccaccccctgagatgctccacctctctgcgatgctccacccctccgcgatgctccacccctccgcgatgctccacccctccgtgatgctccaccccatcacAATGCGCCACCCACCCGCAATGTTCCAaccctccacaatgctccacccctccgcgatgctccacccctccatgatgctccacccttccgcgatgctccacctccagcGATGCTCCACTCCTCCGCGAtactccacccctccgtgatgctccacccctctgcaattctccacccctccatgatgctccaccccctgagatgctccacctctctgcgatgctccacccctgcgaTGCCCCACCCTTGCGATGCCCCACCCctacacgatgctccacccctccgcgatgctccacccctccgcgatgctccacccctcggcgatgctccacccctccgcgatgctccacccctccgcgatgctccacccctccgcgatgctccaccccttcgatgctccacccctccgccatgctccacccctccacgatgctccacccctccgccatGCTCCATCCCTCCGCCATGCTCCATCCCTCCGCCATGCTCcatccctccgcgatgctccactcctccgccatgctccacccctccgcaaTGCGCcaaccctccgcgatgctccacctcctgcgatgctccacccctccgcgatgctccacccctccgcgatgctccacccctccgcgatgctcaacccctccgcgatgctccacctcctgcgatgctccacccctccacgatgctccacacctccgcgatgctccacccctccgcgatgctccacccctccgcgatgctccacccctctgcgatgatccacccctccgcgatgcttcacccctctgcgatgctccacccctccgcgatgatCCAccccctgcgatgctccaccccgctGCGaggctccacccctctgcgatgctccacccctccgcgatgctccacccctctgcgatgatccacccctccgcgatgcttcacccctccgcgatgctccacccctccgcgatgatCCAccccctgcgatgctccaccccgctgcgatgctccacccctctgcgatgctccaaccctccgtgatgctccacccctatgcgatgctccacccctccatgatgctccacccctgagatgctccacccctccgtgatgctccaccccctgagaTGCTCCACCTCTCTGCGATGCTCTACCCCTCCGCGATACTCCACccgtccgtgatgctccacccctccatgatgctccaccccctgagatgctccacctctctgcgatgctccacccctccgcgatgctccacccctccacgatgctccacccctccgtgatgctccacccctcaacaATGCGCCACCCATCCGCGATGCTCCACtattccgcgatgctccacctcctgcGATGCTCTATGCCTCCGCGATACTGCactcctccgtgatgctccacccctccgcgatgctccacccctccatgatgctccaccccctgagatgctccacctctctgcgatgctccacccctccgcgaaGCCCGACCCCTCtgccatgctccacccctccaccatgct contains:
- the LOC140402436 gene encoding basic phospholipase A2 PA-9C-like isoform X4; its protein translation is MRANLGWSGPKDMIREVETRMLQTPSSQRKQEPMEPPNLIALLILFTAMLIPVQGFEIRGRKMIDFPSVINCANPGANSLNYYNYGCFCGIGGNGNQPVDAIDRCCYLHDQCYGEAISMGCSIWTTLYISRCYDEVPMCSGPWLSWFPCSNKMCECDVAAALCFRKHIDKFNQTFVDYDQDLCQTIPGSSLQ